In the genome of Streptomyces lydicus, the window GCCCAGGTCGGCCTCCAGACGGGCGATCGTCCGGCTCACCGAGGGCTGGGCGACCCGCAGTTCCTCGGCGGCGCGGCTGACGTGCTCCCGGCGCGCAACCTCCCGGAAGTAACGCAGGGACAGCAGATCCATCGGCTTCTCGGGCCTTCCGCTCGGGTGAGGGCGACCCGGAAATCGTCACACACGGCAGACACACCGCAGGTCCGTGTCCCGTTCCGCCGAGACGGGCCCGCCCCCCGTACGGGCCCGTCTCAGCCGCGCATCGACACCGTCGCCCACACCGTCTTCCCGGTGCGGTCCGGCGGTGTCCAGCCCCAGGAGTCGCTGAGCTGGTCGACGATGTGCAGCCCCCGTCCGGATTCCGACAGGGCGTCCGGCGGCTTGACGACGGGGGCGTCGGTTCCGCCATCCGAGACCGCGCACAGGACGCTGGAGTTCTGCCGGGTCAGCGCGAGCCAGGCGTTGCAGAAGGGGACGGGCGCCTCGACGGCGTCGTCGTCCCCGGGGTTCTTGACGCCGTAGCGCAGAGCGTTGCTGACGAGCTCGGAGACGACCAGGGCCACGTCATCGGCCACATCGGCACACATCTGCCAGCCCGCGAGAGTCGCCCGGGTGAACCGGCGGGCCTCCGGCACCGTGCGGGTGGAGCCACTGAGGGCGCAGGCGGCGAAGCCGTCGGGTGCGGGCATCCACCATCCGCCCTCACACGGTTCCTCCCGAAGGGCGTCGTGCACGGTCTCTGCCGGATGTGTGGTCATCAACATCTCCGCGAGGGGGATTTCGGGGCTGGGCCGGACTGCCTCGGAGGGCTAATATCCTCGTCAGCCGTCACAGGATGCAAGTGCATCTGCAATTACATCAGTAAGGACGGTCGCCCAGGGGCTTGTTCACGCCAAGGTGATCGCAGGCTCGGGATCGGTCGGAGGAGAGACCTCCAGCAAGGAGCAACTGTTATGGAGCCGGTGACCAACGGCATGCAGGCGACCAGCATCGAAGGCGCCGTCTGGCGCAAGAGCCGCCGCAGCAATCCCAGCGGGAACTGTGTGGAACTGGCCGTTCTTTCGGGCGGCGGGGTGGCGGTACGCAACTCCCGGTTCGCCGCGGGTCCGGCGCTCGTCTACACCCGCGACGAGATGGTGGCTTTCGTCCAGGGAGCCAAGGACGGTGACTTCGACGATCTCATCGCCGGCCACTGACCGTGCGCCGTCGTGATTGGCGCATATGTCGTTCGGATAGTCGCCCCGGCTGTACGCAGCGCGCGGGGCGGTGGGACACTGGGCGCTCGCCCGACCACTCAGGGGAGTCAGCATGACCGCCGCGCAGCCGAGCAGCGATCCGTCCCTGCGCCGCTACCTGGAGCATCCACGGGGCGGCCCGACCGTCCTGCGGATCGTGCTGGGCACCCAGCTTCGGCGGCTGCGCGAAGGGGCGGGCATCACCCGGGAGGCCGCCGGGGACGCCATCCGGGGCTCGCACGCGAAGATCAGCCGCCTGGAGCTGGGCCGGGTGAGCTGCAAGGAGCGGGATGTCGCCGATCTGCTGACGCTCTACAACGTCACGGACGACGCGGTCCGTTCGGACTTCCTCAAGCTGGCCCGCAGGACCAGCAGTCCGGGCTGGTGGCATCAGTACAACGATGTGCTGCCCGGCTGGTTCGAGACACATATCGGCCTCGAAGAGGCCGCCTCGGTGATCCGTACCTATGAAGTCCAGTTCGTGCCGGGCCTGTTGCAGACATCGGACTACGCCCGCGCGGTGGCGCAGCTCGGTCATCCGCGGTCCTCTCCGGAGGAGATCGAGCGACGGGTGCAGCTGCGCGTGCAGCGTCAGGAGTTGCTGACCGTCCCGGACGCACCGCGGGTATGGGCCGTGATCGACGAGGCGTCGTTGCGTCGCCCGCTCGGCGGTCCCGAGGTGATGGCGGGCCAGCTGAGACATCTGCTGAAGATGGCCGAACTGCCGAATGTCACGCTGCAGATCGCGCCGTTCAGCCTCGGCGGTCTGGCGGCGGCCGGTGGTCCGATCACGATCCTGCGGTTCCTGGAGCCGGATCTGCCGGACATCGTCTATCTGGAGCAGCTGACCAGCGCGCTCTATCTGGACAAGCGCGATGATGTCGATCATTACCTGGCGGTGATGGACCGTCTCAGCGCACAGTCCGAGTCGCCCCGCGAGTCCCTGGCGATCCTGGAGCGGCTGCTCAAGCAGGAGAGCTGAGAAGCGGAACCGGAACCGGAACCCGGCAAGGGGGGCGGGGTGCCCATCGGGCGCCCCGCCCCCACTGCTTGCCTGTGCGGCCTGCGCGGTCCGTGCCGCCCGCGGGAGCTACAACTTACGGGCCACGCCGCCGAATTCGATCCACTCCTGGGTGAGCTGCTTGGGACCGAGGTCCGCGTCCGGCTTCCAGGTGGAGACCTCCACCAGGCCCGGTTCCAGGATCTCCAGCCCCTCCAGGAACCCGGCCAGCTCATGAGCCTGCCGCACCCGGCCCCACTGGCCGTGCGTGCTGACCCGCATGAACTCGGTGACGAAGTCGCGGGTGGCGGCGTCCTCGCTGACCAGCTGACACACCACCAGGAAGCTGCCGGGCGCCAGCCGGTCGGCGACCCTTTTGATGAGCCCGGCCGGGTCGTCGGCATCGGGTATGCAGTGGAGGACCGAGACGAACAGCGCGGCGACGGGCCGGTCGAAGTCGATCAGCCGCTCGACCTCCGGGCTGCCGAAGATGCCGTCGGTGTCCCGCATATCCGCCTGGATCACGGCGGTGTGGGCGTTCTCCTCCAGGAGGGCGCGGCCGTGCGCCAGCACGATGGGGTCGTTGTCGACGTACACCACCCGGGAGTCCGGGTCGACCTGCTGGGCGACCTGGTGGACGTTGTCCTGGGTCGGCAGGCCTGAGCCGTGGTCGATGAACTGACGGATGCCGTGTTCGCGAGCCAGCCAGCGGACCACCCGCTGCAGGAAACGCCGGTTGTTGATCGCCAGCACCTGGGTACTCGGGACGACCTTGCTCAGCTCTTCGCAGGCCTCGCGGTCAACGGCGTAGTTGTCCTTGCCGCCCAGGTAGTAGTCGTACATCCGCGCCACACTCGGGATGCTGACATCGACGGCACCGGACTGCGGTCGTGATTCCTGGCTCATTCCACACTTTCCCGTCGCTTCGGCAGTCATCAGCCATGGGGCAGGGGTGATCGCTCCGTATAGGAGTGACCACACGCTGCGAGCCCCCAACATACCCACCGGAAGGCGGTTGTTGCAGACGAGCGGCAGGGTCCCTTGGGAAGAAGTGGCGGGGGTCGGCCGGTCAGTACGGACGAGCGCCCCAACAAGCGTGCGAATGCGGGGTGTTCAATCAGCCAGTTCGCGTTCTTGGCATCGGCGATCGCCCGTACCCAAGGCCCTTCACCAGACCCCCGCATCAGCCCCGGCGCTCAGGAACCGAAGGCGCCTGACGGGGGTACGGGCCGCCGCCACGCCACTCACAGGCGGCGGCCCGTTCCTCTTCCCCCGGCGACACCCAGCGCCGGGCACGCCCCCCGTGCGGCCGGCCCCGGACAGGAGCACCCCCGGGCCCGGGCCGCATCCGGTTCCGCCTCGGCAGACACCCGAGCAACAGCCGTTGCGGAGCGGGGCGTTGTGTGAGGTCGCCTACCACCATCGACCCGCTTTACACCCACGAGTAATGCCGCCGAAGCGTCCTCGCGCCCGACGGTACTGGCCGGCTCACCCGCCCGGCCGGTACAAGAGAGGGATGACCACAGAGCAGAGTGAGCTGTCGACCACCCCGGGGACATCGCCCCTCACCGAGGAGCCCACCGCCAAGGAGCCCACCACCGAGGAGATGGTGCGTGCCAACGAAGCCAACTGGGACGCCCGTACGCCGGTCCATGTGGCCAGCCAGTTCTACGGCCTGGACGGTTCCCGGACCGCCGAGGACTGGTTCGCGCCCTTCGAGTGGACGGATCTGGGTGAGCTGGCCGGGCGGGACGTCCTGCATCTGCAGTGCCATCTGGGCACCGAGACCGCCGCGTTCGCCGAGCGGGGCGCGCGCACGGTGGGTCTCGACTTCTCCGCGGCGGCGGTCACGGAGGCGCGGCGGCTGGCCGAGGAGGGCGGCCGGAGTGTGGAGTTCGTCCGGTCCGATGTGCACCGGGCCGTGGAGGCGCTGGGTGAGCGCCGGTTCGATGTGATCTACACGGGCAAGGGCGCGCTGTGCTATCTCCCGGATCTGGCCGCCTGGGCCGGGATCGTCAGCGCATTGCTCCGGCCCGGCGGGACGTTCTACCTCGTCGAGTTCCATCCCCTGCTCGACTCCCTGGGGCCGACACCCAGCCCGGACCGGCAGCAACTCCGACTGCATCACGACTACTTGGGCGGCCGCGGTCCGCTCAGGAGCGATACCCCGTCCACGTACACCGACGGTCCGCCGGTGCAGGGCGCCACGACGAGCTACGAGTGGCGGCACGGGCTCGGGGAGGTGATCTCCGCGGTGATCGGGGCGGGGCTGACCGTGCAACTGGTCCGGGAGACCGAGCTGCTGCCCTGGAAGCGGTTCGAGGCGATGGTGCCGTCGGAGAACGGCTGGTGGCGCCTCCCGCCGTCGGAGCCGATCATTCCGCTGCTGTATGCGCTGCGGGCGGTGAAGGCCTGAGCCACCGGCAGGCGCGGGCGCTCGACGGCCCGGCCGGCGGGCGCCTCAGCTCGCCGGACCGTGGATCCTGCGATGTGTCAGCGCCCACCAGACCTCCGCCAGATCGGCCGGGTCGCGGAGGCTGGTGCCGGTGATCTCCTCGAAGCGCCTCAGGCGGTTGCGCAGGGTGTTGGGGTGGACGTAGAGGGTCCGCGCGGCGGCTTCCAGGCGCAGCCCCTGCTGCAGATAGGCGGCAGCGGCCTCCTCCAACTGGGCGCCGTCCTCACCCCGTTCGGCCAGCGGCGCCAGGCGGAGTCCCACCAGTTGCTCCCCGAGGGCCGGGAGCGCCACGACCGTGGCCCGCAGCCCCAGTTCTTCACGGGTGAACGCCCCGACGAGTCCGAAACCGACGGCGGCCCGGAGCGCCTGGGTCGCCCGGGTGAACTCCGTGGCGAGTCCGGAGACGGGGGCCGGGGCGCCGAGCCCCAGGATCAGGCCGCGGCACAGCCCTTCCGGCCGCCCCGTCAGCAGCCCCGCCACCTCCCGGTCCACGGTCGTGACCAGAGGTTTCCCGCTCTCGTCCAGGGCGAGCCAGGGGCGCAGCAGGGCGGTGATCCGGCCGAAGGCGCGGTCGCCGGGGCCGGGATGGGCGGCGGCATACGGGGCGGGGGCGGACTCCGGGGTGCGGTCCGGTGCGCCGGGCGGGGGATCCTCGGGCAGTCGGGCGCGGAAGGGCAGACGGAGCGCGCTGTGGTCGTACCCGCTTTCCGTGGCGGCTTCGTCGTCGGGGTAACCGCCGGCGCGCTGCCCGTCATCGGGGGAGCCGCCGGCGCGGTGCCCCTCGCCGGTGCCGCCGCCGGCCGGCCCGGCGCCCCACCCACCGCCCGGAAGGCCGGAGGTGTCCCACCGCGCCTCGCCGAGCAGCAGGGCGCGGACCAGCGCCGCCCGCCGACGGTCCGTCATCGGGTCGTCGCCTTGGGCCCCCACCCGGCAACTGCGCACGATGCGCAGGGTGTTGGCGTCGGCCCAGGCACGCAGCGTCTCGGCGATCGGCAGCAGGTCCTCGGCGGTGCCGCGCCGGGCCGCCATCTCCTCGCCGAACCGCCGCCAGACGATATCCGTGCCGATCCGGTAGGCGGAGATGATGTCCTCGGCGGGCAGTGAGCGCGCCAGGGCCGTCACCTCGTCGAGGTGGGTCTCCGGGATGCCGTACGCCCGCCCGTCGCCCGGCCCCTGTGACGTCCCGCGCTCCCGGGACCAGCGCTGCACCAGCGACAGGCCATTGCGCAGGGACGCCTGCACCCGCGGCCTGAGCTGCTCCACCGACAGTGCCGCATAGGAGGGGAGTTGGGCCCGGAGGCCGCTTATGACCTCGTCGGTGAGGGCGCCGATCCCGGCGTGCAGCGCGGCGACGGCCTCCGGCACCGTTGTGGAAGTCTCCACCCGTCCCCTCCCGACTCGGTGTCTTTCCCCATGGCGAAAGCGATCATTCGTCGCCATGCTACGAGGAAGCCGCCCGAACCCCTACAGATGTTCGATCCTGGACGACTTTTCCCCGGTCGTCCGGCATGCGTTCGGCGTTCGGCGCCCGGCCCCGCTGTTCCTCCCCGACACCCCCCGCACCACCAAGGAATCCCATGGCTGTTTCCTGGCGCCGTATCGCGGTGCCCGCCGCCGCGGTCGGCGTACTCGTCCCCGCGGCCCTCGGCGCCCATGCACTGCTCTCGGGTCCCGACGCGCCGCGCACGTCCTCGGCCGGCATACCGGCCACCGGGACGACGGTCCCCGGTGCCGTGCCGGACGATGCGCGGGCCTCCGGCCCTGAGGGCGCTGCCGCGGTCGCCAGGCCGTCCGACGCGCCGACCCGTTCCGGCAATTCGGTCTCCGTGCAGCTCTCGTCGTACGACGCGCACCGTAAGCAGGCGGAGCTCAAGCCGTCCGCCGGAAAGACCGTACGGACCGGTGATGTGATCGCCGCCGCGCCCAACCGGCACGCCCCCTCGGGTGCGCTGTTCAAGGTCGGCAAGGTCACCGGCTCCCACGACGGCAAGGTCCGGGTGACCACCGCCCCCGCGACGCTCTCGGAGCTGCTGGGCGATCAGAAGGTGGACCAGCGCGCGGCGTTGCGGCCCGGTGAGGTCTCGGTCAAGCCGCTCTCCTCGGGTGTCACCGTGCACAAGCCCGCTTCCGGCGCCGGTGCGGACGCCGGCGGCCCGGCCACTCCGAGCGGCGGTCCGGACACACCGTCGGGCACCCCTGACGCCAATGCCTCCGCCTCCCCGAGCCCGTCGGCGTCCGGCTCCTCCGGGGTCCGCACCCAGCTCGTTCCGTCCGGCAAGCGCCCCACCCCGACCCCCTCCGGCAGCACGCTGTCGCCCGACGCGCGCAAGGCGCTCACCACCCTGCGGCTGGGCGTCGATGTGCCGCTGCCCAAGGGTGTGGAGGCGACCGGCAAGTCTCCCGCGCGGCTGGCCGGCGAGGTGACGTTCCGGCCCGAGCTGATCTTCCAGTACGAGAAGCGCGGCGGGCTGAACCTGCTGCCGCAGCGCGCGGCCATCGGCCTCGGCGGCTCGTACGGCTACGGCTGGCAGGTGCACGGCAAGGTCCGCAAGACAGCCGACACCGGGCAGATCGCAGTGCCGCTGGCGGCGGTCACCGGACGGCACGTCTTCTGGGTGGGCCCGGTCCCCGTCGTGGTCAGCACCGAGGTCACCTTCACCTACCGCTTCACCGCGGGCGGCCGCATCGTGCTCGACGCCGACCAGCGCACCTCCGGTGCGTTCGCCGTCGGTGCCAAGTACGACCGGCAGCACGGGTGGCAGCCGCTGCACGAGGCGTACCAGCAGACCAAGGGGGCGACTCCCCGGGTCGAGGGGGCGGCCTCCGCGACGGCCCGCGTCGGGACGCGCGCCCAGGTGTTCCTCTACGACACCGCGGGCGTCGGCGGGGAACTCTCCGTCCACCTCACCGGACGTGCCGCGGCGGCCGGTGGCGGCGGTGCCCCGGCGTGGGAGCTCCGCGCGGGGTACGACCTCAAGACCGAGCTGATGCTGCAGCTGAAGATCTTCGGTATCCAGATCGCGGATCTGCGCACCACTCCGTTCGCGCTGCACGACGAGCGCAAGATCTTCGGACGCGGGAAGCTGCCCGCCGCCTGAGACCTCGCTCCACCCGCACAGGACGGCGCCGCCGGGGACATCCGCTCCCGGCGGCGCCGTCCGTGCGTCCGCCTACCGGGGCGGCGGTCGCCTGCAACCGGGCCCCGGCGCCGCTCTTACGTCAGCCGCCGGTACGCCGAGCGCAGCAGTTGGTCCTTCGCCGGCCCGCCGACCCGCCACTCCAGCTGCCAGGTGTCCGCCCCCGTGACGGTGAACTCTCCTTCGTAGCGGTCCGCGGCGCAGGGGTGGACGGCACGCCAGCGGCCGGTCCTGAGATCGAGGTCGTGGAAGGGCCGGCCGTCGGCGAAGCGGATCTCGGCGGTGCCGTCCGGGCGGGGCCGCAGTCGCAGGGTGCGGCTCGCCGGATGCACCGCGGCGCCCCACCGCAGTCGGCCCTCCTCGATGTGCAGCAGCCCCTCCCCCGCCGGATCGGGGCGGAAGTCGGCGGTGCCGCGGAAGCTGCCCTCGGCACCGGTCCGCAGGTCGCACACGCTGCGCTCGATGCTCCAGCGGCCGAAGAAGTACGCCGCGGCATCGGGGACGGGGTGCGGGGGAGGTTCGCCGGCCGGCCCCGACTCCGGCTCCAGGGCCCGCCCCGGCTCCGGTTCCCGCCCCGGCTCCTGCCCCTGCCCCCGGTCCCGCTCGCTGCCCATCCCTCCATTCTCCCGTGCGCCCGCGGGCGTCACTCCGTCGGCCCCGCCCGGCGGCGCTCCCTTCTCCCCCGGCGTCTCGTACCGTGCGGAGCCGCACCGCCCGTCTTACTCTCGGTTCAGTGATCGTTACCGAGGTCCGCACGGCGGGCCGCCCGTCAGCCCGACGCCGTCGGCCGGGCACCGCGGCCGATGCTGCCGCCTCGTACGAGCCGGAGACCGGAGGCGCCACCATGCCGGAGCTGTTCATCGGCGGTCAGTGGACCGCAGCGGCCGACGGGCAGGTGCGGGAGATCCGCTGCCCGGCGGACGGCACGCTGGTCGCGACCGTCGACGAGGGCGGGCCGAAGGACGTGGCGGCGGCGATCGGCGCCGCCCGGACGGCCTTCGACGACGGGCCCTGGCCGCGGACACCGGCGGCCGAGCGGGGCGGGCTGGTGCTGCGCGTCGCCGAGCTGCTGGAGCGCGACAAGGATGCGCTGGCCAGGGCCGAGTCGCTGGACACCGGCAAGCGGCTGGTCGAGAGCGCCTACGACATGGACGACATCGCCAACTGCTTCCGCTACTTC includes:
- a CDS encoding ATP-binding protein → MPAPDGFAACALSGSTRTVPEARRFTRATLAGWQMCADVADDVALVVSELVSNALRYGVKNPGDDDAVEAPVPFCNAWLALTRQNSSVLCAVSDGGTDAPVVKPPDALSESGRGLHIVDQLSDSWGWTPPDRTGKTVWATVSMRG
- a CDS encoding DUF6314 family protein, which encodes MGSERDRGQGQEPGREPEPGRALEPESGPAGEPPPHPVPDAAAYFFGRWSIERSVCDLRTGAEGSFRGTADFRPDPAGEGLLHIEEGRLRWGAAVHPASRTLRLRPRPDGTAEIRFADGRPFHDLDLRTGRWRAVHPCAADRYEGEFTVTGADTWQLEWRVGGPAKDQLLRSAYRRLT
- a CDS encoding helix-turn-helix domain-containing protein, with translation MTAAQPSSDPSLRRYLEHPRGGPTVLRIVLGTQLRRLREGAGITREAAGDAIRGSHAKISRLELGRVSCKERDVADLLTLYNVTDDAVRSDFLKLARRTSSPGWWHQYNDVLPGWFETHIGLEEAASVIRTYEVQFVPGLLQTSDYARAVAQLGHPRSSPEEIERRVQLRVQRQELLTVPDAPRVWAVIDEASLRRPLGGPEVMAGQLRHLLKMAELPNVTLQIAPFSLGGLAAAGGPITILRFLEPDLPDIVYLEQLTSALYLDKRDDVDHYLAVMDRLSAQSESPRESLAILERLLKQES
- a CDS encoding class I SAM-dependent methyltransferase gives rise to the protein MTTEQSELSTTPGTSPLTEEPTAKEPTTEEMVRANEANWDARTPVHVASQFYGLDGSRTAEDWFAPFEWTDLGELAGRDVLHLQCHLGTETAAFAERGARTVGLDFSAAAVTEARRLAEEGGRSVEFVRSDVHRAVEALGERRFDVIYTGKGALCYLPDLAAWAGIVSALLRPGGTFYLVEFHPLLDSLGPTPSPDRQQLRLHHDYLGGRGPLRSDTPSTYTDGPPVQGATTSYEWRHGLGEVISAVIGAGLTVQLVRETELLPWKRFEAMVPSENGWWRLPPSEPIIPLLYALRAVKA
- a CDS encoding DUF397 domain-containing protein, with the translated sequence MEPVTNGMQATSIEGAVWRKSRRSNPSGNCVELAVLSGGGVAVRNSRFAAGPALVYTRDEMVAFVQGAKDGDFDDLIAGH
- a CDS encoding PucR family transcriptional regulator translates to METSTTVPEAVAALHAGIGALTDEVISGLRAQLPSYAALSVEQLRPRVQASLRNGLSLVQRWSRERGTSQGPGDGRAYGIPETHLDEVTALARSLPAEDIISAYRIGTDIVWRRFGEEMAARRGTAEDLLPIAETLRAWADANTLRIVRSCRVGAQGDDPMTDRRRAALVRALLLGEARWDTSGLPGGGWGAGPAGGGTGEGHRAGGSPDDGQRAGGYPDDEAATESGYDHSALRLPFRARLPEDPPPGAPDRTPESAPAPYAAAHPGPGDRAFGRITALLRPWLALDESGKPLVTTVDREVAGLLTGRPEGLCRGLILGLGAPAPVSGLATEFTRATQALRAAVGFGLVGAFTREELGLRATVVALPALGEQLVGLRLAPLAERGEDGAQLEEAAAAYLQQGLRLEAAARTLYVHPNTLRNRLRRFEEITGTSLRDPADLAEVWWALTHRRIHGPAS
- a CDS encoding SAM-dependent methyltransferase; translated protein: MSQESRPQSGAVDVSIPSVARMYDYYLGGKDNYAVDREACEELSKVVPSTQVLAINNRRFLQRVVRWLAREHGIRQFIDHGSGLPTQDNVHQVAQQVDPDSRVVYVDNDPIVLAHGRALLEENAHTAVIQADMRDTDGIFGSPEVERLIDFDRPVAALFVSVLHCIPDADDPAGLIKRVADRLAPGSFLVVCQLVSEDAATRDFVTEFMRVSTHGQWGRVRQAHELAGFLEGLEILEPGLVEVSTWKPDADLGPKQLTQEWIEFGGVARKL